The proteins below are encoded in one region of Mycobacterium shinjukuense:
- a CDS encoding EspA/EspE family type VII secretion system effector, with amino-acid sequence MTLLDGFGDENGARFGSGSAKLGRIADQLPAASAHHGWQGLAAEAYDAQNTGLRELITQMAEADKRIQHLVQDHADQITHTRIALGTSIGFLTVCALVAEALQRLGLLSLSLKYQILVCTPVLITCATMQAVLVEHSQQTASSIREATHRYQRVSAAAGAASSPGNRQHTTVKPTDAGAGRPRNATPRVDPEDRAITSGAKAAGRVAPRPRRRDGAGVHTAVGVGGVGLPLRPVAAGIAAQPARPERPAWARPAAPPTPAAAGEPAPAAARTRGDDHDVEHRDRAGAGGHRGGRAPVNPGPSTGQAEPAGEAEHTRQTGQHP; translated from the coding sequence ATGACGTTGTTGGATGGGTTCGGCGACGAGAACGGCGCAAGGTTCGGCAGCGGTTCGGCGAAACTGGGCCGCATCGCTGACCAGTTGCCGGCGGCCTCGGCCCACCACGGGTGGCAAGGCCTGGCCGCCGAAGCCTACGACGCCCAAAACACCGGTCTGCGGGAATTGATCACACAGATGGCCGAGGCCGACAAGCGCATCCAGCACCTGGTCCAAGACCACGCCGACCAGATCACCCACACGCGCATTGCCCTGGGCACCAGCATCGGGTTTTTGACCGTCTGCGCCCTGGTGGCCGAAGCCCTGCAGCGTCTGGGGCTGCTGAGCCTGTCGCTTAAATACCAAATCCTGGTCTGCACCCCCGTGCTGATCACCTGCGCCACCATGCAGGCAGTGTTGGTCGAGCATTCCCAACAGACCGCATCATCGATCCGTGAGGCCACCCACCGCTACCAGCGGGTGAGCGCGGCCGCCGGCGCCGCATCGTCGCCCGGGAACCGGCAGCACACCACCGTGAAACCAACCGACGCCGGCGCGGGCCGGCCAAGGAATGCGACCCCGCGGGTGGACCCCGAGGACCGCGCGATCACCAGCGGCGCCAAGGCCGCGGGTCGGGTGGCGCCGCGGCCCCGGCGCAGGGATGGTGCGGGGGTACATACCGCGGTCGGGGTGGGTGGTGTGGGCCTGCCGCTGCGCCCGGTGGCGGCGGGCATCGCTGCCCAGCCGGCCCGACCGGAGCGACCGGCGTGGGCGCGCCCGGCTGCCCCACCGACGCCCGCGGCGGCGGGTGAGCCCGCGCCCGCGGCCGCCCGCACCCGCGGTGATGACCACGACGTCGAGCACCGCGACCGGGCCGGCGCCGGCGGCCACCGGGGTGGGCGGGCACCCGTCAACCCCGGCCCGTCAACCGGCCAGGCCGAACCGGCCGGCGAGGCCGAACACACCCGGCAAACCGGACAACACCCCTAA
- a CDS encoding EspA/EspE family type VII secretion system effector: protein MEYHSGSSASSDDEGEGENPDSSVSSGTSSFTNSEDYTPVTASTPTSTTSPTSEAFSATTISTDGLPDLNVTLSPNSRIIVHTGDDWYRVYDGNGNIIEEGDTGSLKLDYARQQQYRLDGPDSDDTTEGSSFSQDKEDEDKEDDFKSDSDEEPLERKPKEVESQSKNENGGGEAQPDEGQVQTDGESNDGKAEVEPDEPGDGSLEKSATDSVENYAANTEQDKIEPAKGDQPDKWSDAFIIYTAIMMITAMTLLDGFGDENGARFGSGSAKLGRIADQLPAASAHHGWQGLAAEAYDAQNTGLRELITQMAEADKRIQHLVQDHADQITHTRIALGTSIGFLTVCALVAEALQRLGLLSLSLKYQILVCTPVLITCATMQAVLVEHSQQTASSIREATHRYQRVSAAAGAASSPGNRQHTTVKPTDAGAGRPRNATRGWTPRTARSPAAPRPRVGWRRGPGAGMVRGYIPRSGWVGGPAAPGGGGHRCPAGPTGATGVGAPGCPTDARGGG, encoded by the coding sequence ATGGAATACCACTCCGGCAGTTCCGCTTCATCCGACGACGAGGGTGAGGGCGAAAATCCCGATTCTTCCGTGAGCTCTGGTACTTCATCGTTTACAAACTCAGAAGATTATACACCTGTTACAGCCTCCACTCCTACATCTACAACATCACCAACTTCGGAGGCATTCTCCGCAACGACCATTTCGACAGATGGGCTGCCAGACCTTAATGTCACACTTTCGCCCAACTCCCGAATTATAGTGCATACCGGCGACGATTGGTACCGTGTATATGACGGGAATGGCAACATCATAGAAGAGGGTGATACCGGATCCCTGAAGCTCGACTATGCTCGGCAGCAGCAGTACCGGTTAGACGGACCCGACTCCGACGACACGACCGAAGGCAGTTCTTTTTCGCAAGATAAAGAAGATGAGGATAAAGAAGATGATTTCAAGTCCGATTCCGATGAAGAACCGCTGGAACGGAAACCTAAAGAAGTTGAAAGTCAGAGCAAAAACGAGAACGGAGGTGGCGAAGCTCAACCTGATGAAGGGCAAGTTCAAACTGATGGAGAGTCCAACGACGGTAAAGCGGAAGTGGAACCCGATGAGCCTGGGGACGGTTCGCTGGAAAAATCCGCCACGGATTCTGTTGAGAACTATGCTGCCAACACCGAGCAGGACAAAATAGAGCCGGCTAAAGGTGACCAGCCGGATAAGTGGTCTGATGCCTTCATTATTTATACGGCGATAATGATGATTACCGCGATGACGTTGTTGGATGGGTTCGGCGACGAGAACGGCGCAAGGTTCGGCAGCGGTTCGGCGAAACTGGGCCGCATCGCTGACCAGTTGCCGGCGGCCTCGGCCCACCACGGGTGGCAAGGCCTGGCCGCCGAAGCCTACGACGCCCAAAACACCGGTCTGCGGGAATTGATCACACAGATGGCCGAGGCCGACAAGCGCATCCAGCACCTGGTCCAAGACCACGCCGACCAGATCACCCACACGCGCATTGCCCTGGGCACCAGCATCGGGTTTTTGACCGTCTGCGCCCTGGTGGCCGAAGCCCTGCAGCGTCTGGGGCTGCTGAGCCTGTCGCTTAAATACCAAATCCTGGTCTGCACCCCCGTGCTGATCACCTGCGCCACCATGCAGGCAGTGTTGGTCGAGCATTCCCAACAGACCGCATCATCGATCCGTGAGGCCACCCACCGCTACCAGCGGGTGAGCGCGGCCGCCGGCGCCGCATCGTCGCCCGGGAACCGGCAGCACACCACCGTGAAACCAACCGACGCCGGCGCGGGCCGGCCAAGGAATGCGACCCGCGGGTGGACCCCGAGGACCGCGCGATCACCAGCGGCGCCAAGGCCGCGGGTCGGGTGGCGCCGCGGCCCCGGCGCAGGGATGGTGCGGGGGTACATACCGCGGTCGGGGTGGGTGGGTGGGCCCGCTGCGCCCGGTGGCGGCGGGCATCGCTGCCCAGCCGGCCCGACCGGAGCGACCGGCGTGGGCGCGCCCGGCTGCCCCACCGACGCCCGCGGCGGCGGGTGA
- a CDS encoding EspA/EspE family type VII secretion system effector: MVSTTGEDGPQSFATEYGGEYYIHHRTGFTEWGDTGSLAEEYQQKKFDPNQFFGRRDETGTGSDDTTEGSSFSQDKEDEDKEDDFKSDSDEEPLERKPKEVESQSKNENGGGEAQPDEGQVQTDGESNDGKAEVEPDEPGDGSLEKSATDSVENYAANTEQDKIEPAKGDQPDKWSDAFIIYTAIMMITAMTLLDGFGDENGARFGSGSAKLGRIADQLPAASAHHGWQGLAAEAYDAQNTGLRELITQMAEADKRIQHLVQDHADQITHTRIALGTSIGFLTVCALVAEALQRLGLLSLSLKYQILVCTPVLITCATMQAVLVEHSQQTASSIREATHRYQRVSAAAGAASSPGNRQHTTVKPTDAGAGRPRNATPRVDPEDRAITSGAKAGPLGPGHGRAEGPPPRRQAATPHPITGISDADPPPRPLAPGIPTQPPQPGPQPQTRPATNSPTPVSPDQQPPTTTRRRGHDTHTDHPNQPTPGGHRSGRAPIDTIQTTGEAQRTRRPGGD, translated from the coding sequence ATGGTATCCACAACTGGTGAAGATGGGCCTCAATCATTTGCTACAGAATACGGAGGCGAATATTATATTCACCACAGAACGGGGTTCACAGAATGGGGTGATACGGGATCCCTGGCCGAAGAATACCAGCAAAAGAAATTTGACCCAAACCAATTTTTTGGGCGTAGGGATGAAACTGGGACTGGATCCGACGACACGACCGAAGGCAGTTCTTTTTCGCAAGATAAAGAAGATGAGGATAAAGAAGATGATTTCAAGTCCGATTCCGATGAAGAACCGCTGGAACGGAAACCTAAAGAAGTTGAAAGTCAGAGCAAAAACGAGAACGGAGGTGGCGAAGCTCAACCTGATGAAGGGCAAGTTCAAACTGATGGAGAGTCCAACGACGGTAAAGCGGAAGTGGAACCCGATGAGCCTGGGGACGGTTCGCTGGAAAAATCCGCCACGGATTCTGTTGAGAACTATGCTGCCAACACCGAGCAGGACAAAATAGAGCCGGCTAAAGGTGACCAGCCGGATAAGTGGTCTGATGCCTTCATTATTTATACGGCGATAATGATGATTACCGCGATGACGTTGTTGGATGGGTTCGGCGACGAGAACGGCGCAAGGTTCGGCAGCGGTTCGGCGAAACTGGGCCGCATCGCTGACCAGTTGCCGGCGGCCTCGGCCCACCACGGGTGGCAAGGCCTGGCCGCCGAAGCCTACGACGCCCAAAACACCGGTCTGCGGGAATTGATCACACAGATGGCCGAGGCCGACAAGCGCATCCAGCACCTGGTCCAAGACCACGCCGACCAGATCACCCACACGCGCATTGCCCTGGGCACCAGCATCGGGTTTTTGACCGTCTGCGCCCTGGTGGCCGAAGCCCTGCAGCGTCTGGGGCTGCTGAGCCTGTCGCTTAAATACCAAATCCTGGTCTGCACCCCCGTGCTGATCACCTGCGCCACCATGCAGGCAGTGTTGGTCGAGCATTCCCAACAGACCGCATCATCGATCCGTGAGGCCACCCACCGCTACCAGCGGGTGAGCGCGGCCGCCGGCGCCGCATCGTCGCCCGGGAACCGGCAGCACACCACCGTGAAACCAACCGACGCCGGCGCGGGCCGGCCAAGGAATGCGACCCCGCGGGTGGACCCCGAGGACCGCGCGATCACCAGCGGCGCCAAGGCCGGGCCGCTCGGCCCTGGCCACGGCCGAGCAGAAGGTCCGCCGCCGCGGCGGCAGGCTGCGACACCACACCCCATCACCGGGATCAGCGATGCGGACCCGCCGCCACGCCCGCTGGCACCGGGCATCCCAACGCAACCACCCCAACCGGGCCCACAGCCTCAGACGCGACCCGCCACAAACTCACCCACCCCCGTTTCCCCGGACCAACAGCCACCCACAACCACCCGCCGCCGGGGCCACGACACCCACACCGACCACCCCAACCAGCCCACCCCCGGCGGCCACCGGTCCGGCCGGGCACCCATCGACACCATCCAGACAACCGGCGAGGCGCAGCGCACCCGCAGACCAGGTGGTGACTGA
- a CDS encoding Mu transposase domain-containing protein codes for MPKSDSLNPQFSVGWLEYGQARGFVTDPARVAHPQDKPRVERVLQYVRGNFFAGEQFIDLADAQGRAELWCADKAGLRIHGTTRAQPAVVFAEHEAAALLPAPDRVYRMPIYTEVKVHRDYHVQVDRALYSIPEHLLGQRIQACADDELVKLFQDPPAPAAGWPLDGSGRLARGEDRLRHA; via the coding sequence GTGCCCAAGTCAGATTCACTCAATCCACAGTTCAGTGTGGGCTGGCTGGAGTATGGGCAGGCGCGCGGATTTGTCACCGACCCCGCGCGGGTGGCTCACCCTCAGGACAAACCCCGGGTGGAGCGGGTGTTGCAGTATGTGCGCGGCAACTTCTTCGCCGGGGAGCAGTTCATCGATTTGGCCGACGCGCAGGGCCGCGCCGAGCTTTGGTGTGCGGACAAGGCCGGGTTGCGCATCCACGGCACCACCCGCGCGCAGCCGGCGGTGGTGTTCGCCGAACACGAGGCGGCGGCGCTGCTGCCCGCGCCCGACCGGGTCTATCGGATGCCGATCTACACCGAGGTCAAAGTTCATCGCGATTACCACGTCCAGGTGGATCGAGCTCTGTACAGCATCCCGGAACACCTTCTCGGGCAACGTATTCAGGCCTGTGCGGACGACGAGCTGGTCAAGCTGTTTCAAGACCCACCCGCGCCAGCAGCCGGGTGGCCGCTCGACGGATCCGGCCGACTTGCCCGCGGAGAAGACCGCCTACGCCATGCGTGA
- the istB gene encoding IS21-like element helper ATPase IstB → MRQLKLGRMLDTLPERLTLARQQHLSHVAFLELVLADEVTRRDTSSATRRARAAGLDPAMRLDTWDESAAIRYDRALWAELTSLRFLDGPHGACVLGAVGVGKTHLATALGHIAIRRRVPTLMLRADAMFKRLKASRLDNSTEAEMRRLAQVRLLIIDDFALQPMDATETADFYELVVARHHKASTVTTSNRTPDEWLTMMSDPLLAQSAVDRLTSTAHELVIEGESYRRRQKPLRLTTQHEGEHHAP, encoded by the coding sequence ATGCGCCAGCTCAAGTTGGGTCGGATGCTGGACACGCTGCCCGAGCGGCTCACCCTGGCCCGCCAGCAGCATCTGTCGCACGTGGCGTTCCTCGAGCTGGTCCTCGCCGACGAGGTCACCCGCCGCGACACCAGCTCGGCCACTCGCCGGGCACGTGCCGCCGGACTCGACCCGGCCATGCGCCTTGACACCTGGGACGAGTCCGCCGCCATCCGCTACGACCGGGCGCTGTGGGCAGAGCTGACCAGCCTGCGGTTCCTCGACGGGCCCCACGGCGCCTGCGTGCTGGGTGCCGTCGGGGTCGGCAAAACACATCTGGCCACCGCGCTGGGCCATATCGCCATCCGCCGCCGGGTCCCCACCCTGATGCTGCGCGCGGACGCGATGTTCAAGCGGCTCAAGGCATCCCGGCTCGATAACAGCACCGAAGCCGAGATGCGCCGGCTCGCCCAAGTGCGGCTGCTGATCATCGATGACTTCGCCCTGCAGCCGATGGACGCCACCGAGACCGCCGACTTTTACGAGCTTGTCGTGGCCCGCCATCACAAGGCGTCGACCGTTACGACGTCGAACCGAACGCCCGATGAGTGGCTGACCATGATGAGCGACCCGCTGCTGGCCCAATCGGCAGTCGACAGGCTCACCTCAACCGCGCACGAGCTCGTCATCGAAGGCGAGTCCTACCGGCGACGGCAGAAACCCTTACGTTTGACAACCCAGCACGAAGGAGAACACCATGCTCCCTGA
- a CDS encoding transposase — MPAEKTAYAMRDLARLISTAALHGANVGVYAERLLDHELPWTKMRQVYRLLGLVKRYGAGPVDTACGRALDLDVVSVAKIAAMLEKATENGPAPAPRAASGGPAPARFARDPAEYRVRPHWLTVIDGGDAATGADK, encoded by the coding sequence TTGCCCGCGGAGAAGACCGCCTACGCCATGCGTGACCTTGCCCGGCTGATCAGCACGGCTGCGCTGCACGGGGCCAACGTCGGCGTCTACGCCGAGCGGCTGCTCGACCACGAGCTGCCCTGGACGAAGATGCGGCAGGTCTATCGGCTGCTCGGGCTGGTGAAGCGCTACGGCGCCGGGCCGGTGGACACCGCGTGCGGGCGGGCGCTGGACCTCGATGTTGTCTCGGTGGCGAAGATCGCCGCGATGCTGGAAAAGGCCACCGAGAACGGCCCCGCCCCCGCACCACGCGCGGCCAGCGGTGGCCCGGCGCCGGCGCGGTTCGCACGCGACCCTGCAGAGTATCGGGTCAGGCCGCACTGGTTGACCGTGATCGACGGCGGCGACGCCGCAACAGGGGCGGACAAGTGA
- a CDS encoding EspA/EspE family type VII secretion system effector: protein MPTTPPPQMPWEDPTTINNQVPGAPDDPPDFDIDFSSDTPPPSDEDSSGPDSDSLAEHTTYDNVTDPEVDLPVSNEEMIGLAAQQENPNFQPGSPVTSDTHVYFLPDDPPADSEGTEHDLTDSRFPDLDDPADGETLPGENPRNDGKDELPEDEIDDFKSDSDEPLERKPKEVESQSKNENGGGEAQPDEGQVQTDGESNDGKAEVEPDEPGDGSLEKSATDSVENYAANTEQDKIEPAKGDQPDKWSDAFIIYTAIMMITAMTLLDGFGDENGARFGSGSAKLGRIADQLPAASAHHGWQGLAAEAYDAQNTGLRELITQMAEADKRIQHLVQDHADQITHTRIALGTSIGFLTVCALVAEALQRLGLLSLSLKYQILVCTPVLITCATMQAVLVEHSQQTASSIREATHRYQRVSASPAPHRRPGTGSTPP, encoded by the coding sequence ATGCCAACCACGCCCCCTCCTCAGATGCCTTGGGAGGATCCTACGACGATAAATAATCAAGTTCCGGGTGCACCTGATGATCCACCGGACTTTGACATAGACTTTTCCTCCGATACTCCACCGCCTTCAGACGAAGATTCTAGCGGTCCGGATAGCGATAGCCTCGCCGAACATACGACATATGACAATGTCACGGACCCCGAAGTAGATTTGCCAGTCAGTAACGAGGAAATGATTGGATTAGCTGCACAACAGGAGAATCCAAATTTCCAACCAGGTTCCCCCGTTACTTCTGATACTCACGTTTACTTTCTTCCCGACGATCCTCCTGCTGATAGCGAGGGTACTGAACATGATCTAACTGATAGCAGATTTCCTGACCTTGACGATCCTGCTGACGGCGAGACGCTTCCTGGTGAAAATCCACGCAACGACGGTAAGGATGAACTGCCAGAAGATGAAATCGACGATTTCAAGTCCGATTCCGATGAACCGCTGGAACGGAAACCTAAAGAAGTTGAAAGTCAGAGCAAAAACGAGAACGGAGGTGGCGAAGCTCAACCTGATGAAGGGCAAGTTCAAACTGATGGAGAGTCCAACGACGGTAAAGCGGAAGTGGAACCCGATGAGCCTGGGGACGGTTCGCTGGAAAAATCCGCCACGGATTCTGTTGAGAACTATGCTGCCAACACCGAGCAGGACAAAATAGAGCCGGCTAAAGGTGACCAGCCGGATAAGTGGTCTGATGCCTTCATTATTTATACGGCGATAATGATGATTACCGCGATGACGTTGTTGGATGGGTTCGGCGACGAGAACGGCGCAAGGTTCGGCAGCGGTTCGGCGAAACTGGGCCGCATCGCTGACCAGTTGCCGGCGGCCTCGGCCCACCACGGGTGGCAAGGCCTGGCCGCCGAAGCCTACGACGCCCAAAACACCGGTCTGCGGGAATTGATCACACAGATGGCCGAGGCCGACAAGCGCATCCAGCACCTGGTCCAAGACCACGCCGACCAGATCACCCACACGCGCATTGCCCTGGGCACCAGCATCGGGTTTTTGACCGTCTGCGCCCTGGTGGCCGAAGCCCTGCAGCGTCTGGGGCTGCTGAGCCTGTCGCTTAAATACCAAATCCTGGTCTGCACCCCCGTGCTGATCACCTGCGCCACCATGCAGGCAGTGTTGGTCGAGCATTCCCAACAGACCGCATCATCGATCCGTGAGGCCACCCACCGCTACCAGCGGGTGAGCGCGTCGCCGGCGCCGCATCGTCGCCCGGGAACCGGCAGCACACCACCGTGA